The following coding sequences lie in one Candidatus Diapherotrites archaeon genomic window:
- a CDS encoding type II toxin-antitoxin system HicB family antitoxin, giving the protein MVFNVIIEKDEDGFFVADVPELEGCHTQAKTLDELIERVKEVIELCLGEVN; this is encoded by the coding sequence ATGGTTTTTAATGTCATAATTGAGAAGGATGAAGACGGCTTTTTTGTTGCTGATGTGCCGGAGCTTGAAGGCTGCCACACGCAAGCAAAGACCCTTGATGAACTAATCGAAAGAGTAAAAGAAGTAATAGAATTATGCTTGGGAGAAGTGAACTAA